The nucleotide window cacatcccacagcctggggggtctctaatgtgggatatcacagtgtctctggtgctgaagaggaggatgggctgcaaagcagggactctctgctgcaccatcccagggacatcccagcagagttccctcctcccagggatggctgcaggGTTTgaatccaggctgtgccacccaggctgccccaaactgtcctgcagagcagggtcctgcaccccagggtgctgtgccagggcaggagctctgccacctgccagggacagctctcagctggtctggggagctccctcagtgctggggaagaggctgtgggtggaaagagcaaaccctggcagggcagggcagggcagggcagggcaggtttgttcagctatcaagtgagagtttcataggtgaggactgcttacagaaccagagcactccaggatattttccaggggatacttcaaggagaaggtgaaaggagggatttctaGCAAGCTCTCAAGCCACATACCTGGTGGTTTGTGTTGCAGAGGGaactctgaggagctgcacaggggctgagaaTTACCTGGCAttgttggtgtctgggaggtggcacagctggctcagagTAACAAtgccctgagtgcccacctggttctgccctggattctcccagctggaccctcagtgtgcatttcctttttcctcaacttGCCCTTGTTACTGGggttgttttctccttctctcagtcaggctcactgggaatgggagttgaagctacagagtcaatcactgatcctgtgatccccctcaggcaggtgggtccctgggaatgagacattccaattttcctctgacctgtggggctgtcagtagtgaattctgtgtgcctggagaatgaggtgtgtttcccagaatcaaaccccattggcaggacacttggctcttctctgagatgtccttccaagctgggagctgccctcaagaatgcaaatcatCGTCATAGCACAATTGTattatctgaaatccccagtgcagaagggcagagatgctgtgcccatcccaggaaatgctgttgagttggtgagatgagccatgtgtgtccttgagaccttgagccaggctgagacactgagtggtctgtgatggatctctGTGCTCTCAACAGTGTCTAGTgaaatttcagacaaaaatgggagtgtgatcactctctgtctgaggaagtccagggaagctggaagaaggcagagggaaatagcagctcccctcactctgcactaagccacagacatggtcctgtttgggaagccctgctctgctcttcctcagggcagcacaaatgctgaggggttctgccatccaggaaaactccacagcgaagatgaggggagtcagaaacaaaacacccaaacctctgaaactgccttctggaatcctgaaatcttctcaaaactgggagtgcagatgcccatgagaacttttgctttaggagcagtttcatctgacacagctgaacaccaggatgggccctgcccccaccatggccatgaccccactggagcagagcagagctgactctcacagccagtgggcagagggcctgctcctcatgggaaatgtagtgagcaccaagcagggctccagccatggatatgaagcaaagtttcctgaaaaaggaaacGTGGGGATtgtgagcagaagggaaaggggtattgggatatggctgtgattattctcagaaatatctaatctgatttgtcactgttatttcctccttggacagtgccccacctccagaagcagcaaatgcccaacagcagctccatcagccagttcctcctcctgccattggcagacacgcggcagctgcagctcctgcacttgtggctcttcctgggcatctccctggctgccctcctgggcaacggcctcatcatcagcgccgtagcctgcgaccaccacctgcacacccccatgcacttcttcctgctcaacctgtccctcacagacctgggcaccATCTGCACCattgtccccaaagccatgcacaactccctctgggacactaGGGCCATCTCCTAcacaggatgtgctgcacagctcttctttctattctttcttatgggaacagagttttccctcctcaccatcatgtgctacgaccgctacgttgccatctgcaaacccctgcactacgggaccctcctgggcagcagagcttgtgcccacatggcagcagctgcctgggccagtggctttctctactctctgctgcacacagccaatacattttcccttcccctgtgccagggtAATGCCCTGAgtcagttcttctgtgaaatccctcagatcctcaagctctcctgctcacactcctactTCAGGGAAATTGGGCTCCTTCTGCTTAGTGCCTGTCTAACAtctggttgtttcattttcatagctTTCTCCTATGTacagatcttcagggctgtgctgaggatccgctctgagcagggacggcacaaagccttttccacgtgcctccctcacctggccgtggtctccctctttctcagcactgccgtgtttgcctacctgaagcctccctccatctcctccccatccctcgATCTGGCACTGTCAGTTCTTTATGCAGTGGTTCCTCCAGTACtcaaccccctcatctacagcctgaggaacaaGGAGCTCAAGGATGTCCTGAgaaaaatgatgactggatgctgctcagcagcaagagcctgccagttttcttctgtacagtgttCAGAATAAAACTCATGACAGGCTAACCTCGCTTCCCCAGGTTTTTCTTGGTGGTCAGTGGAGCCTTTTTGCCATAATGTTGTGCTCAATGAAATTGTTTTATTCATCTTGTCATCTAAATCACTGTCTCATTTATTAATGTAACTCTTTCAATCTTTAATTGAGTAATTgtgctatttttaaatttaaacaaaataaactctctTGCATTAGCCTTGTGTGTCTGAGGAGGTCATTGGAGATCATTGGATTTTTCCTTTCAGGCACCTACTGTgcagttccatgtgtgcagagaagggcaaagagtcccagcacagcagcactgccagggagcaccagcactgggcctttgctgacctgctctctttccacttgtacactctcctgcagagcccctgggctggactaaggccttggtcctctgccagctgggacacagacctgctgcatgtccatcctgggctcacaggcagggacaggccatgggcactgctgggacacagctgggctgcacaacagcagctccatcaggaaagggcttctccttagctcaaGACATGAagtcttagggctttttgcaaagtcactctcaagaacatgccaaggaaTAGACTCTAtagaggctccttgtttgcttgttctccaggggctctaAACCTGCCTgtgaaccagcaaacagagccctgtaactgcagggggtacagcaggaaacacagaaaatgatctggtgagtgttctgtgttacccTCAGAGAACACACTActgctacccatgacaacaatagcagtaataaaagctgCAACTATAACAAAGAAACCTCACACGAAGCACATGAGGTGCACAACACCATTGCTCCATTGCTCACCACtcagtgcccaatgcccagcccagcccagacacagatcagcccttcctgaccaaccccccattaacaccctgagcacagccctgcatcaaagggaacatcccttgggccagtttggctcagctgtcctggccctgctccctcccagtcctgtgaCCCTGAGGAGATCATTGGAGGTCATGATTGAACAAACATCTCAGACACTCAgtgtggaaaagaaaacacaaaacacctTAAAATCCTGAAGTATCTTGAAGCACTGAAGAGCCCTACTCAGCGTCAATACTGATAAAGAATCTCAAGGGACTAATTGAAGCACACCATTGGAGGCCATGATTGCACAAACCTCTAAGTGACACCAAGtcaaaatccaaacccaaaacacctgcagcccctgaagcTTTAAGGAGCCCTCAAGGGccattcctgacaaagcctctccAGGGACTCGCcccagcagatccttggaggcaacaactgcagggaggcaaaggctctgggcagcagctcaggtgctgagcaaagcctggcttggctggaggcaggagaaaggcccagccctgacccccagtctggggaaggcacatcctgttcctcacaccttgctcagggctctgctgggggcattGGCATGaggggtgatgctgagggcaggggaagagaaagagaatcaggaggggagggggcagatcAAGAAGCCAatttttccacaaagaaattgaaaggagtgacacaaatgaaaacaggaaaccaaAGTTACCTGGTCCCTGAACTCATCAAAACTTTCAAACTTGTGAAAAGattccagctgccagccaggtgagTGGATTTCCACCTGGCTTCTTCCATGCTGGGATAGTGGGGCTGATAGTCAGCAGTTGCAAGGTCATGAAGGCCAAAAGCTGAGATTCCTTTGCTAGAGATTaggaaattgaaagaggaattgGAAAAGAAGTAGAAATTTACAGTCTCTGGAGATGACTCCTTTCAAGTGTGAGGGCAAGAGATCCATTTCAGGAAGATGTAGTGaactccccaggaaagtggagCTCTGAAAACAAAGGTATCCAGTACTTGAGGGAATTACCTGTGCTGGAAATCATCTATAGTGACCTAAAAAGTGAAAACACCCCTAAAGACCCAGAGGATGTTCCTTGCACAGTGGGCATGAGGAGGTTCAAAGCACTCCTGGATCACGTTCCAACAGCCTGATGGCATTGTATTCCCCCCAAAGGGATACACCAGGAGATGGCACCCTCCTGGATCTGAAATGTAGAAGAAATTCTGGGCACTTCCTCACCCCCACGggccagcagctcagctctcaggggcagcccaggagatcagtcctctcctgccccagccagagccAAAGGGAGCCCCAAGCACAGGCCATGTGGTGATctctggttctttctgcatggCTAGAGGGCAACTTGAGAAAGTGGGATGGTGAACCCACCTTTGAGCTGGGAGCCCATGGAAGTgaactgagagggaagagagctgtggagaagGGGTCAGCCAAGAAGGATGTCCATGGAgttgctgcagggacacaagaaGACAATCAGAAATCTCCCAGGCATAAAGGGACTAAAATCAACTCTTTTGATCCTGGTGATGGGACTTCTGGTCTGGTATCACAGAGGTCAGATAGTGTATACTCTGGCCAGGAACAGGAATAGAGggtccctgcctttggccaggaggaggaaagggatgaccaggcacactgcactgtgtggattcgatggcctggcacaaCAGAACCACAGAGGTGTAAAGCTTTAGTAGACACTGGTGCCCAGTGCACACTGATggcatcagggcacaggagtgcagaaccCTCTGGATCTCTGGAGTGGCAGGGGGATGCCAGGAGCTGTCTGTGTTAGAGACTGAGGTGAGTTTAGGAGGGGACAAGTGGGAAAAGCCCCCCATTGTGTCTGGCCCAGACTGGCCTTGGTTTCTGGACACTCTGATCAAAGTGCCCCAGGACActcatcacagaccagcccctcccaatgaccattcccagcactggtttttcacccagctctgagaggtggtttgttccttcccagaggGAGATCAAGAGACTGGGCCAGAAGTCCAAGAGATCCCAAGTCTTTGAcccctcaggcacagcatcatctgtgccaccaagggctgtgagcagacctgctgtgctgaggctctggggcctcgtggcctcctggcacagccccaggaagtctgggcactgtcaccccttgtcctgccctcagcatcaccccccatgtcaatgcccccagcagagccctgagcaaggtgtgagggacaggatgtgccttccccaggctgggggtcagggctgggcctttctcctgcctccagccaagccaggctttgctcagcacctgagctgctgcccagagcctttgcctccctgcagtcgtg belongs to Pithys albifrons albifrons isolate INPA30051 chromosome 7, PitAlb_v1, whole genome shotgun sequence and includes:
- the LOC139674655 gene encoding olfactory receptor 14C36-like, with the translated sequence MPNSSSISQFLLLPLADTRQLQLLHLWLFLGISLAALLGNGLIISAVACDHHLHTPMHFFLLNLSLTDLGTICTIVPKAMHNSLWDTRAISYTGCAAQLFFLFFLMGTEFSLLTIMCYDRYVAICKPLHYGTLLGSRACAHMAAAAWASGFLYSLLHTANTFSLPLCQGNALSQFFCEIPQILKLSCSHSYFREIGLLLLSACLTSGCFIFIAFSYVQIFRAVLRIRSEQGRHKAFSTCLPHLAVVSLFLSTAVFAYLKPPSISSPSLDLALSVLYAVVPPVLNPLIYSLRNKELKDSMRGLFNQDFQLSPPTSQ